From the uncultured Trichococcus sp. genome, one window contains:
- a CDS encoding DUF2294 domain-containing protein gives MTYTGSSMTKGQIESKLSEAISKFEVEQMGRGPEKIRTVIFQDLILIRLKGFLSISEKNLARNPGGIQLIKNARTALFENAREELEATIKTVIDVNIVSTYSDVSTKTGEKIIAIVIDQDIESLMK, from the coding sequence ATGACATACACTGGAAGTTCAATGACAAAAGGACAAATCGAATCGAAATTGAGCGAAGCGATCAGTAAGTTTGAAGTTGAACAAATGGGTAGAGGTCCAGAGAAAATCCGGACCGTCATCTTTCAGGATTTGATCCTGATAAGACTCAAAGGTTTCTTGAGTATATCTGAGAAAAACCTGGCCAGAAACCCAGGGGGAATCCAGCTGATAAAAAATGCTCGGACTGCCTTGTTTGAGAACGCTCGGGAAGAACTTGAAGCAACAATTAAAACAGTGATTGACGTAAACATCGTAAGTACCTATTCCGATGTCAGCACCAAGACGGGTGAAAAAATCATCGCAATAGTTATAGATCAAGATATCGAAAGTTTGATGAAGTAG
- a CDS encoding OFA family MFS transporter produces MQQKITTEKKLILRGEWLYVFLGLVIMMVLGTVYSWSVFRLPVEELYNVGAAQSGLPYMTALLFYSLFMFLTGRFFKTWSPRSTILVGSLLVSIGWILSAFAPNIQVLTVTYGVISGAGVGIAYGAPLAVVTRWFPEKKGLVIGLVLLGFGLSPLVTAPLARMLVEQYGVTRTFLVLGIVFGMLLPVLSMPFKYPESEGAEGGDSSGSNADVRDVTSAEMMKSADFKGLYFNFIIGTMIGLMMIGLTSSIGTELIGMAQKDVVLFISIFAVFNGIGRPVFGWLTDRLSAKTAMLLSYAQIITAAGLMLSAKNGSVGLFAAAFAMFWFNVGGWLAIAPTATNNLYGPKHYSQNYGIVFTAYGIGAVLGVSSSGLLLDAFRNYDYIFYLVIASCLLGSLLTLVLFKGNREYKNEAAAEKHLPDLAGRNSSR; encoded by the coding sequence ATGCAACAGAAAATAACAACAGAAAAGAAGCTGATACTAAGGGGTGAGTGGCTATACGTATTTTTGGGGTTGGTGATCATGATGGTGCTTGGAACAGTCTATTCCTGGAGCGTTTTTCGTCTGCCTGTAGAGGAATTGTATAATGTGGGGGCTGCTCAAAGTGGCTTGCCATACATGACGGCGTTGCTGTTTTATTCCCTGTTCATGTTTTTGACCGGGCGTTTTTTTAAAACATGGAGTCCGAGATCAACCATCCTGGTGGGGTCATTGCTGGTTTCAATCGGGTGGATTTTATCGGCGTTTGCTCCGAATATTCAAGTATTGACTGTTACCTACGGTGTAATAAGTGGCGCAGGGGTCGGGATAGCTTACGGGGCACCATTAGCGGTAGTGACTAGATGGTTCCCGGAAAAAAAGGGTCTTGTGATTGGGCTGGTGCTGCTGGGATTTGGACTTTCTCCTTTAGTGACGGCACCGTTGGCCCGAATGTTGGTTGAACAATACGGGGTGACGAGAACATTCCTCGTATTGGGAATCGTTTTTGGAATGCTGTTGCCTGTGCTCTCGATGCCTTTCAAGTATCCCGAAAGCGAGGGTGCTGAAGGAGGGGATTCGTCTGGATCGAATGCGGATGTGCGCGATGTGACCAGCGCTGAAATGATGAAATCCGCTGACTTCAAAGGATTATACTTCAATTTCATTATCGGAACGATGATCGGGCTGATGATGATAGGTTTGACAAGCAGTATCGGCACTGAGTTGATAGGGATGGCGCAAAAGGATGTGGTGCTGTTCATATCGATATTTGCAGTGTTCAACGGCATCGGACGTCCGGTGTTCGGGTGGCTGACGGACAGGCTATCGGCAAAGACAGCCATGCTCCTTTCTTACGCTCAAATCATCACGGCAGCTGGTTTGATGCTGTCGGCAAAAAATGGCAGCGTTGGTTTGTTTGCCGCAGCCTTTGCCATGTTTTGGTTCAATGTTGGGGGCTGGTTGGCTATAGCGCCTACTGCAACCAACAATTTGTATGGTCCCAAACACTACAGCCAGAACTATGGCATCGTATTTACCGCATATGGAATAGGCGCAGTGCTGGGAGTGAGCAGTTCAGGGTTACTGCTGGATGCTTTCCGGAATTACGACTATATATTCTATCTTGTGATTGCCTCATGTCTGCTGGGCTCGTTGTTGACGTTGGTGCTCTTCAAGGGAAATAGGGAGTATAAAAACGAAGCGGCGGCAGAAAAGCATCTGCCTGATTTGGCGGGCCGCAACAGCAGCCGCTAA
- a CDS encoding CidA/LrgA family protein: protein MHYLKQFTVIIAISALSELLAIFIPLPIPASIYGMSLLFLLLMTGVLKLKQVESAANLLLGIMPALFVVSGAGLITSYGQIAENLLGWVAVNIGSTIVILATTGLLAQGLIRRKKAKGASGNG, encoded by the coding sequence ATGCATTATTTAAAACAATTTACCGTCATCATCGCTATTTCGGCCTTGAGCGAATTGCTGGCCATCTTCATTCCGCTGCCCATTCCGGCCAGCATTTACGGCATGTCGCTGCTGTTCCTGTTGCTGATGACAGGAGTGTTGAAGCTCAAGCAAGTGGAAAGTGCCGCCAATCTGCTGTTGGGCATCATGCCTGCTCTGTTCGTAGTGAGCGGTGCCGGGCTCATCACTTCCTACGGGCAAATCGCCGAAAACCTCCTCGGCTGGGTAGCCGTCAACATCGGATCCACCATCGTGATTTTGGCGACGACCGGGCTTTTGGCGCAAGGATTAATAAGAAGGAAGAAAGCAAAGGGGGCTAGCGGTAATGGTTGA
- a CDS encoding LrgB family protein: MVDHLLETTKYLGLSISLGAFMIGLKLNKKYPYAFMNPLLIGMILVIGLILVLDIEVAVFQKSAQVLSDLLTPATICLAVPVYRQFKILRENSWVVLISCLAGMISGLVTIIGLALILRMSEITTLSTLARSITMAIALDTTELIGGVAGIIVAGVIFAGIFGTVVSSLIFKIFRIEEPIAKGLALGAASHAMGTAESLKASELQGAMSSLAMVVSGVMMVGVIPLAALFVQ; encoded by the coding sequence ATGGTTGATCATCTGTTGGAAACGACAAAATATCTCGGTCTGTCCATCAGCTTAGGCGCCTTCATGATCGGCTTGAAGCTGAACAAAAAATATCCCTATGCCTTCATGAATCCTTTGCTGATCGGGATGATCTTGGTCATCGGCTTGATCCTTGTCCTGGACATCGAAGTTGCCGTTTTTCAAAAAAGCGCGCAAGTCTTGTCCGATCTCCTGACGCCGGCAACGATATGCCTGGCTGTTCCGGTCTATCGGCAATTCAAGATTTTGCGCGAGAACAGCTGGGTCGTCTTGATCAGTTGTCTGGCGGGGATGATCAGCGGTCTGGTCACGATCATCGGCTTGGCTCTGATTCTTCGAATGAGCGAAATCACGACCCTTTCCACCTTGGCGCGCTCGATCACGATGGCCATCGCGCTGGATACGACCGAACTGATCGGAGGGGTCGCCGGCATCATAGTGGCAGGGGTCATCTTCGCCGGCATTTTCGGGACGGTGGTTTCCAGCCTGATTTTCAAAATCTTCAGGATCGAAGAACCGATTGCCAAAGGGCTGGCTTTGGGGGCGGCTTCCCATGCCATGGGGACAGCCGAATCGTTGAAAGCGAGCGAACTGCAGGGTGCCATGAGCAGCTTGGCGATGGTCGTCTCGGGTGTCATGATGGTGGGGGTGATTCCGCTTGCGGCACTGTTCGTCCAGTAA
- a CDS encoding nucleoside phosphorylase, translating to MEQTLQAHIQLSADLDVKYALLPGDPARVERAKMLLEDPIDLAFNREYKSVLGTYQGMKVIVISSGIGGPSTAIAIEELARIGVEGIIRIGSCGALHPAVHLGDVIIATAAVRDDGASKAYVDSAYPAVADLDLLMHLRSIAERERIPHRLGIVRSHDSFYTAREAQLTDYWSGNGIIGSDMETATLFVVGALRGLKTASLLNVVVGQDEGMAEGVSQFVSGEAATKQGEQNQIKLALSAFHAWHQAKGGK from the coding sequence ATGGAACAAACACTGCAGGCGCACATTCAATTATCGGCCGATCTGGATGTGAAATATGCGCTGTTGCCGGGTGATCCAGCCCGCGTTGAAAGAGCGAAAATGCTGTTGGAGGACCCTATCGATTTGGCGTTCAACCGTGAGTACAAGAGTGTTCTGGGGACTTATCAAGGAATGAAGGTGATCGTCATTTCCTCCGGGATCGGCGGGCCATCCACGGCGATAGCCATTGAAGAATTGGCAAGGATCGGAGTAGAAGGGATCATCCGCATCGGCAGTTGCGGCGCCTTGCATCCGGCAGTGCATTTGGGCGATGTGATCATCGCAACGGCAGCAGTCCGGGATGATGGCGCCAGCAAGGCCTATGTCGATTCCGCATATCCCGCTGTTGCCGATCTGGATTTGTTGATGCATCTGCGGTCAATCGCAGAAAGGGAGCGGATTCCTCATCGTTTGGGGATTGTCCGCAGCCATGACAGTTTCTACACCGCCCGTGAAGCGCAACTTACTGATTATTGGAGCGGCAACGGCATCATCGGGTCGGATATGGAGACAGCCACTTTGTTCGTTGTTGGGGCGCTGAGGGGCTTGAAGACCGCTTCGCTGCTGAATGTCGTCGTTGGTCAAGATGAAGGGATGGCGGAAGGCGTCAGTCAATTCGTTTCCGGAGAAGCGGCCACCAAACAAGGGGAACAGAATCAGATCAAACTGGCATTATCCGCTTTCCATGCGTGGCATCAGGCAAAAGGAGGAAAATGA
- a CDS encoding ECF transporter S component encodes MNAETKNKLSYKLSTASIVLIPIAIGINYLGKYIAGVLRLPLWLDSIGTVLSGMLAGPVIGAASGIINNIIYGVTADPISTVYAVTSAFIGLMAGLFAAKGWFRDIKTVLLAGLIIGVVAATVSTPLNILFWGGQTGNVWGDALYALLISNGQPQWLASFLDSIVVDVPDKLVTVLISYFIFKGLPKKLTNTFLKEGAIEEL; translated from the coding sequence ATGAACGCAGAAACAAAAAACAAACTGAGCTACAAGTTGTCTACGGCTTCCATCGTCTTGATCCCGATCGCGATCGGGATCAATTATCTCGGCAAATACATCGCAGGCGTCTTGCGTCTGCCGCTTTGGTTGGACTCGATCGGAACGGTATTGTCGGGTATGTTGGCGGGACCGGTCATCGGTGCCGCTTCCGGGATCATCAACAACATCATCTACGGCGTCACGGCCGATCCAATTTCGACAGTTTACGCGGTCACCAGTGCATTCATCGGTTTGATGGCGGGTCTGTTTGCTGCCAAAGGCTGGTTCAGGGACATCAAGACAGTGCTGTTGGCCGGGTTGATCATCGGTGTGGTTGCGGCGACCGTCTCGACGCCTTTGAACATCCTCTTTTGGGGCGGCCAGACCGGTAATGTCTGGGGAGATGCCCTCTACGCTTTGTTGATTTCGAATGGGCAACCGCAGTGGCTGGCTTCTTTCCTGGACAGCATCGTTGTGGATGTGCCGGATAAACTAGTGACGGTTCTAATCAGTTACTTTATCTTCAAGGGCTTGCCGAAGAAACTTACGAACACTTTCCTGAAGGAAGGCGCGATAGAAGAATTATAG
- a CDS encoding energy-coupling factor transporter transmembrane component T has product MDAMTLYVPRNSPIHRLDPLTKMLYVVVSIAAAYLLDDLWEVGAVMLISFGILLVGKVFRNIMPVIALSFLLILSIVIVQGFFNPANETLLYELGPIKFYKEGLFIALRLTMRVINMVCAFGVLVLTTSPTELVERLQQKGMSPKIGYVILSVLQIIPQLRVTYGKIQDAQRSRGMETEGSLFVRIKAFFPLMGPVILNALNDTRERAIALDVRGFDRDTPKTYLNEAKSYRYSTLLNILLLVILAGLIVWRVMG; this is encoded by the coding sequence ATGGATGCAATGACATTGTATGTGCCGCGCAACTCGCCGATCCATCGTTTGGATCCGTTGACGAAGATGCTTTATGTCGTCGTGAGCATCGCTGCGGCCTATTTATTGGATGATTTATGGGAAGTCGGGGCAGTCATGTTGATCAGTTTTGGCATTTTGTTGGTGGGGAAAGTTTTCCGCAACATTATGCCGGTGATTGCGCTCAGTTTTTTATTGATTTTGTCGATCGTCATTGTGCAGGGTTTTTTCAATCCGGCCAATGAAACCTTGCTTTATGAATTGGGTCCGATAAAGTTCTATAAAGAGGGGCTGTTTATCGCCTTGCGTCTTACCATGCGCGTCATCAATATGGTCTGCGCCTTTGGGGTATTGGTGCTGACGACTTCGCCGACGGAACTGGTTGAAAGGCTGCAGCAGAAAGGCATGTCGCCGAAAATAGGCTATGTCATCCTTTCGGTCCTGCAGATCATCCCGCAGCTTCGGGTCACGTACGGAAAAATCCAGGATGCACAACGGTCGCGGGGGATGGAGACTGAAGGCAGTCTATTTGTCAGGATAAAGGCCTTTTTCCCGTTAATGGGACCGGTCATTCTGAACGCTTTGAACGATACTCGGGAAAGAGCGATTGCGCTCGACGTCCGCGGCTTCGACAGGGACACGCCGAAAACCTATCTGAATGAAGCGAAGTCCTATCGTTACAGTACCTTGCTGAATATCTTGCTGTTGGTGATTCTGGCTGGTTTGATCGTCTGGAGGGTGATGGGATGA